The Halichoerus grypus chromosome 15, mHalGry1.hap1.1, whole genome shotgun sequence genome includes a window with the following:
- the LOC118549669 gene encoding zinc finger protein 256-like isoform X3 yields MAAAARRAPAQGGVTFEDIAVYFSWKEWRLLDEAQRQLYHHVMLENFTLISSLGCCCGAEDEEAPFAQSTSVGVSQTRTPKAAQSCRKTHPCEMCGPVLRDIFHLAAHQGKENSQKLLRCGACGKRFYFITDFRKREKQHMGEKPFRSRVDRASVVKSWGFHGSGKPLTCGEVQKDFLSGSGHLQQEATHTGEKPHTVTQCRATLQSRKSHDTWGECKNAFGPKHTHIQDQGVHLGRQSFVCGECGKAFRGREH; encoded by the exons ATGGCGGCGGCCGCGCGCAGGGCCCCGGCTCAG GGTGGTGTGACCTTTGAGGACATTGCTGTGTACTTCTCCTGGAAGGAGTGGAGGCTTCTtgatgaggctcagagacagcTGTACCACcatgtgatgctggagaactttACACTTATATCCTCACTGG GTTGTTGCTGTGGAGCAGAGGATGAGGAGGCACCCTTTGCCCAGAGCACTTCGGTAGGCGTGTCACAGACCAGGACGCCCAAGGCAGCTCAGTCTTGCCGGAAGACCCACCCCTGTGAGATGTGTGGTCCAGTCTTGAGAGACATTTTCCACTTGGCTGCGcaccagggaaaagaaaacagccaGAAACTGTTGAGGTGTGGGGCCTGTGGGAAACGATTTTATTTCATTACTGACTTCAGAAAACGTGAGAAACAGCACATGGGAGAGAAACCCTTCAGAAGCCGTGTGGACAGGGCCTCTGTTGTGAAGAGCTGGGGATTCCATGGTTCAGGAAAGCCCCTTACCTGTGGAGAAGTTCAGAAGGACTTCCTGTCTGGCTCAGGGCATCTGCAGCAAGAGGCCACTCATACTGGGGAGAAGCCACACACGGTCACCCAGTGCAGGGCAACTTTACAAAGCAGAAAAAGTCATGACACCTGGGGAGAATGCAAGAACGCCTTTGgtcccaaacacacacatattcagGACCAGGGTGTCCACCTTGGAAGACAGTCCTTTGTGTGCGGTGAATGCGGGAAAGCATTCAG
- the LOC118549669 gene encoding uncharacterized protein LOC118549669 isoform X1, whose product MAAAARRAPAQGGVTFEDIAVYFSWKEWRLLDEAQRQLYHHVMLENFTLISSLGCCCGAEDEEAPFAQSTSVGVSQTRTPKAAQSCRKTHPCEMCGPVLRDIFHLAAHQGKENSQKLLRCGACGKRFYFITDFRKREKQHMGEKPFRSRVDRASVVKSWGFHGSGKPLTCGEVQKDFLSGSGHLQQEATHTGEKPHTVTQCRATLQSRKSHDTWGECKNAFGPKHTHIQDQGVHLGRQSFVCGECGKAFRYKSLFAIHQRYHTGKTYEFGQCVKSLRQTPALNEHGKTHSASRQYTCSKCGKSLGCKSVLIDPQGWHSGVKSYVCSGCAKAVSCSSVLITHRVESGEGFYKCRGCAKSFPSMSALSYHQKSHAGKRRYECSDCGKSFTSSSALRSHQRVHTGQKPYKCNECEKSFAGSSALRYHQSIHSGVRPYVCSECGKSFAGSFILRYHQRVHTGERPYECSECGKSFIRKTSLNVHIKVHSGERPYECNECGKNFTASSALRHHQRVHTGERPFECCECGKSYTARSALRSHQRLHTGERPYECRECGKSFTFSSALSSHRRLHTGQRPYECCECGKSYTASSTLRSHQRLHTGERPYECRECGKSFTSSSALRYHQRLHTGQKPYKCSECGKSFITSNQHRAHQRVHSGERPYECPECGKSFPRKGSLSVHKMVHSGDRPYECNICAKSFIASSALRRHQRVHTGERPYECNECGKSFTASSALRYHQRLHTGQKPYKCSECGKSFITSNQHRAHQTVHSGERPYECSECGKSFPRKDSLSVHKKVHSGKRPYECTECGKSFTASSALHRHQRLHTGERP is encoded by the exons ATGGCGGCGGCCGCGCGCAGGGCCCCGGCTCAG GGTGGTGTGACCTTTGAGGACATTGCTGTGTACTTCTCCTGGAAGGAGTGGAGGCTTCTtgatgaggctcagagacagcTGTACCACcatgtgatgctggagaactttACACTTATATCCTCACTGG GTTGTTGCTGTGGAGCAGAGGATGAGGAGGCACCCTTTGCCCAGAGCACTTCGGTAGGCGTGTCACAGACCAGGACGCCCAAGGCAGCTCAGTCTTGCCGGAAGACCCACCCCTGTGAGATGTGTGGTCCAGTCTTGAGAGACATTTTCCACTTGGCTGCGcaccagggaaaagaaaacagccaGAAACTGTTGAGGTGTGGGGCCTGTGGGAAACGATTTTATTTCATTACTGACTTCAGAAAACGTGAGAAACAGCACATGGGAGAGAAACCCTTCAGAAGCCGTGTGGACAGGGCCTCTGTTGTGAAGAGCTGGGGATTCCATGGTTCAGGAAAGCCCCTTACCTGTGGAGAAGTTCAGAAGGACTTCCTGTCTGGCTCAGGGCATCTGCAGCAAGAGGCCACTCATACTGGGGAGAAGCCACACACGGTCACCCAGTGCAGGGCAACTTTACAAAGCAGAAAAAGTCATGACACCTGGGGAGAATGCAAGAACGCCTTTGgtcccaaacacacacatattcagGACCAGGGTGTCCACCTTGGAAGACAGTCCTTTGTGTGCGGTGAATGCGGGAAAGCATTCAGGTACAAATCCTTATTTGCCATACACCAGAGATACCATACTGGAAAAACATACGAGTTTGGTCAATGTGTAAAATCCCTTAGGCAGACACCAGCCCTGAATGAACATGGAAAGACTCACAGTGCATCCAGACAGTACACGTGCAGCAAATGTGGGAAGTCCTTAGGCTGTAAATCTGTCCTCATTGATCCCCAGGGATGGCACAGTGGGGTGAAGAGTTATGTTTGCAGTGGATGTGCAAAAGCTGTTAGCTGTAGCTCAGTGTTGATTACTCATAGGGTTGAGTCTGGAGAAGGGTTTTATAAGTGTCGtggctgtgcaaaatcttttccCTCTATGTCTGCCCTCTCATATCATCAGAAATCTCATGCAGGGAAAAGACGGTATGAGTGCAGTGATTGTGGGAAATCTTTTACCAGTAGTTCTGCCCTCCGTTCTCACCAGAGAGTTCACACTGGTCAAAAGCCCTATAAATGCAATGAATGTGAGAAATCTTTTGCTGGTAGTTCTGCCCTACGTTATCACCAATCAATTCATAGTGGAGTAAGGCCTTATgtgtgcagtgaatgtgggaaatcttttgcTGGTAGTTTTATCTTACGTTATCAccagagagttcacactggagaaaggccttatgagtgcagtgaatgtggcaAATCCTTTATCCGAAAAACGAGCCTCAATGTACACATAAAGGTTCACTCAGGTGAAAGGCCTTATgagtgtaatgaatgtgggaaaaaTTTTACTGCTAGTTCTGCCCTCCGTCATCAtcagagagttcacactggagaacGGCCTTTTGAGTGctgtgaatgtgggaaatcttaCACTGCTCGTTCTGCCCTCCGTTCTCACCAGAGACTTCATACTGGGgaaaggccttatgagtgcagagaatgtgggaaatcttttactTTTAGTTCTGCCCTATCTTCTCACCGGAGACTTCATACTGGACAAAGGCCTTATGAGTGctgtgaatgtgggaaatcttaTACTGCTAGTTCTACCCTCCGTTCTCACCAGAGACTTCACACTGGAGAACGTCCTTATGAGTGCcgtgaatgtgggaaatcttttaccAGTAGTTCTGCCCTCCGTTATCACCAGAGACTTCACACTGGACAAAAGCCTTATAAGTGCAGTGAATGTGGCAAATCTTTTATCACTAGTAATCAACATCGTGCTCACCAGAGAGTTCACAGTGGAGAGAGGCCTTACGAGTGCCCTGAATGTGGCAAATCCTTTCCCCGAAAAGGTAGTCTCAGTGTACACAAAATGGTTCACTCAGGTGACCGGCCTTATGAGTGTAATATATGTGCCAAATCATTTATTGCTAGTTCTGCCCTCCGTCGTCAccagagagttcacactggagaaaggccttatgagtgtaatgaatgtgggaaatcaTTTACTGCTAGTTCTGCCCTCCGTTATCACCAGAGACTTCACACTGGACAAAAGCCTTATAAGTGCAGTGAATGTGGCAAATCTTTTATCACTAGTAATCAACATCGTGCTCACCAAACTGTTCACAGTGGAGAGAGGCCTTatgaatgcagtgaatgtggTAAATCCTTTCCCCGAAAAGATAGCCTCAGTGTACACAAAAAGGTTCACTCAGGTAAACGGCCTTATGAGTGTACTGAATGTGGGAAATCATTTACTGCTAGTTCTGCCCTCCATCGTCACCAGAGacttcacactggagaaaggccttag